The Salvia miltiorrhiza cultivar Shanhuang (shh) chromosome 1, IMPLAD_Smil_shh, whole genome shotgun sequence genome has a window encoding:
- the LOC130986346 gene encoding transcription factor MYBS3-like, with product MGRKCSHCGNIGHNSRTCNASKGPNNIAGVVRLFGVQLDISSNSVSSSSSCSIPIKKSFSLDCLSSSSSSSSRPAAPKPSLGYLSDEPLGGRPPDRKKGVAWSEEEHRTFLIGLEKLGKGDWRGISRNFVTTRTPTQVASHAQKYFLRLASLNKKKRRSSLFDIDMVGDSKDSKHHFEFDVDLNSLGHDEGRDFPPSWASDSPELELTLSAPNSSSSSSSLLIGAISVT from the exons ATGGGGAGGAAGTGCTCGCATTGTGGGAACATAGGTCACAATTCAAGAACTTGCAACGCATCAAAAGGCCCTAATAATATTGCCGGTGTGGTGAGGCTATTTGGGGTCCAACTCGACATCTCTTCGAACTCggtttcatcttcttcttcttgctctATCCCAATCAAGAAAAGCTTCAGCTTGGACTGCTTGTCGTCgtcgtcttcctcctcctcgcGACCCGCCGCCCCCAAGCCCTCCCTCGGCTACCTCTCCGACGAACCTCTAGGCGGCCGACCTCCCGACAGAAAGAAAG GAGTGGCATGGAGTGAAGAGGAACATCGCACATTCCTAATAGGGCTGGAGAAACTAGGCAAGGGCGACTGGAGGGGAATTTCTAGAAACTTCGTCACCACTCGAACTCCAACTCAAGTTGCGAGTCACGCTCAGAAATATTTTCTGCGACTCGCTTCCCTCAACAAGAAGAAACGACGCTCCAGCCTCTTCGACATCGACATG GTTGGTGATTCAAAAGACTCTAAACACCACTTCGAGTTCGACGTGGACCTCAACTCACTGGGTCATGACGAGGGCCGTGATTTCCCCCCGAGTTGGGCCTCTGACTCGCCCGAGTTGGAACTCACGCTTTCCGCTCctaattcttcttcttcatcttcttccctCCTAATTGGAGCTATTAGTGTCACTTAA